In the genome of Terriglobia bacterium, the window CTGAGAGCTTTGCGATGTTCTTTTCGTCGTATTGTGCGGGCTGATCGGCGGGGGACCACTTCGAATCCTGTTGAATTGCCTTGAGGACAGCTTCCCGCGATTGGCCCATTAGAGCCGCTGCACACATCATCAGTAGCAGGAGGCTCGAGAACCATCTTTTGTACATTCTTTTGGTTATATTGGAAATTGCATCATTTCGACGTTTCTGCATTTCAAATTTGCAATGCAGAAACATTGGAATGATACAACTTCCAATAGAATCTTCTTTTTCTAATTGGCTTTGTCTTGAACCTTAGCGGTCTTTGTTCCGCTTAATGACTCTGCGTAGGATTTTACACCCTCGAAGAGGGACTCGGCAATTGCCTGGCGGGCATCGGGGCTCTTGACAATTTTCTCATCCTGAGGGTTGCTGATGAAGCAGACTTCCGCCAGAATCGACGGCATATTGGCCCCGATCAGGACGACGAACGGCGCCTGCTTGACGCCTCGATTGATTCCCGAACCTTTGCGGGCGGCCAATGATTTTTCGATGTGTTGCGCCAGCTCTCGGGACTCGTCGACCTTGTCTTCCAGCATGATCCTCTTCACGAGATCCTGCAGTTCGTGAATCGACCGTTCGGATGCCGCGTTTTCACGAGAAGCCGTGTCCAGGGCCTCTCGCGACGACGTGAAGTTCAGGTAATAGGTCTCGACGCCGTGGACGGAGCGGACCGTACTCGAATTCGCGTGAATAGATATAAAGAGGTCGGCCTGCTGCTGATTGGCGATCGCCGTCCGGGTTTCGAGCGGTACGAAGCTGTCGTCGCTTCGCGTCATCACGACTTCGGCGCCCATTTCGTTCTCGATCAGCGTTTTGAGCCGGGCCGCAACGTCAAGGACGAGCTCTTTTTCGGTGTAGCCACCGGGCCCGATAGTGCCTGTGTCGTGACCGCCGTGTCCGGCATCGATGACCACGCGTGAGAGCTTCAAGCCGAGACTGCGCACGAGCGATCGCGGTCCCGCGTTCGGCGCTTTGGCCGCAACGATCACTTTGCCGTCGGCGGACGGAGTCAACGGCGGAGCCGATGCCGGTGTCGTGATTGGCGGAGCCGGCTTGATGTCTGCAGGTTTCTTTGCCGGAGTCGTGGTTGCCGCCGTGGCCGCGGGCTTGGTTGGGGATTTGGTTGGTTCGGGAGCCGGCTCCGGTGCCGGCGAAGGTGGCGGCTGAACCGTGTCCACGGGCGGCGTCAAGGAAGCTGTCGTCGAAACCGGCATCGCCACCGCTGTTGTGGACGTTGTGGCGGTTCCAACCGGCGCGCCGAATGAAGCGGCAGGGACACTCGCGGTCTCTTTTCCCAGGACATCGATGATGAGCCGGTCCGGATTGCGCAGCGTAAAGCTGGTGACGCGGCCGATCGTGCCGAGATCCAGAACGACGCGAACCGTCGAAAGGTCATATTGGCCGACGCGGATCTGCTGCAGCAGTCCGGACTTCACCGGCCATTGTTTACCGATCAGCGCGGAATTCAGCCGGGCGGGCATGACGTCGATGAAGACCCGGTCCGGATCCTTGGCGTCGCCCTGCACAAATGTCACGTCGCCGCCGACATCGACGACCACGCGAACGGAATTCTGCGCTTCCCAGTACCGGATGTTGTCGACCGAGGTCGTTTTCTGAAGCGCCGCTGCCGTGTTCGGGTTCCCACCGCTGAGCCGTACAACGTCTTTTTCCGCGGTGTCTTTGAACGGCGAACTCGGATAGTCATGGATCATGAACTTCAGGGTTTTGACCGCGTCCGCGTTGTCTTTGATTTCTTCGTACAGTTTGGCAACGTTCATCAGCGCATCGTCCGCGTAGCCGGTGTGCGGCGTGATCAGGTACGTGCGTTGATAGGCCTGGATGACTTTCAAGTACTCCGCGCGTGTGCGTTCCGCCTCGGGTTTTTCGTTGAGAGCGGCTTCCATCGCTTGAGCGGCAACATATGCCTGATGGGCTTTCTGCAGAAGGACAGATTTTTCCGAGCGTGGGGCAGCAGAAACTGAAGCGGACAGAAGCGCAGCTATGAAGACTGCGTTTAGTTTCATTTACTTATCGTTTCGCTCTATCGAGCTCACATTCGCTCCGCTCATGTAATTACTGTTTCGCTCTACCGAGCTCATTCGCTCCGTTCATTAATTACCCGGCGGCGCAAAATTCGAGAAGTGCGCCACGCCGCGTTCGTCGACGACCTTATAGATCCTCGCCGGTTCCGGTTCCTGCGGAGCCGGCGCAATCGCTGCTGCTTTCGCAGGGGCAGGAGCGGGCTTCTCCTGGTAAATCGCCCGGATCTTGCGAACGTAATTCGTCGTTTCAGGGATTGGCGGGATTCGTCCCAGCCTCCCCACCAGATTTTCTCCCGCGTTATATGCAGCCAGCGAGAGATCCAGATTGCCGTTGAACTTGTCGAGCAGGAAACTCAGATAGTGCACGCCGCCGTCGACGTTCTGCGCGGGATCGAAGAAATCCCGGACGCCGTAACGTCTGCCGGTCTCCGGTATCAGCTGCATGAGGCCAAGGGCGCCCTTGTTTGAAACGGCCCATCTGTTGAAGTTGGATTCAGTCTTGATAACCGCCCGCACC includes:
- a CDS encoding lytic transglycosylase domain-containing protein, producing the protein MLFVFLLPIPVSAADNTIISIVNADGRRVFTNVIENTATPAAAPVILAAVETGGVLAAEIPEPLRALVDTISKNYGVDPALVRAVIKTESNFNRWAVSNKGALGLMQLIPETGRRYGVRDFFDPAQNVDGGVHYLSFLLDKFNGNLDLSLAAYNAGENLVGRLGRIPPIPETTNYVRKIRAIYQEKPAPAPAKAAAIAPAPQEPEPARIYKVVDERGVAHFSNFAPPGN
- a CDS encoding N-acetylmuramoyl-L-alanine amidase, giving the protein MKLNAVFIAALLSASVSAAPRSEKSVLLQKAHQAYVAAQAMEAALNEKPEAERTRAEYLKVIQAYQRTYLITPHTGYADDALMNVAKLYEEIKDNADAVKTLKFMIHDYPSSPFKDTAEKDVVRLSGGNPNTAAALQKTTSVDNIRYWEAQNSVRVVVDVGGDVTFVQGDAKDPDRVFIDVMPARLNSALIGKQWPVKSGLLQQIRVGQYDLSTVRVVLDLGTIGRVTSFTLRNPDRLIIDVLGKETASVPAASFGAPVGTATTSTTAVAMPVSTTASLTPPVDTVQPPPSPAPEPAPEPTKSPTKPAATAATTTPAKKPADIKPAPPITTPASAPPLTPSADGKVIVAAKAPNAGPRSLVRSLGLKLSRVVIDAGHGGHDTGTIGPGGYTEKELVLDVAARLKTLIENEMGAEVVMTRSDDSFVPLETRTAIANQQQADLFISIHANSSTVRSVHGVETYYLNFTSSREALDTASRENAASERSIHELQDLVKRIMLEDKVDESRELAQHIEKSLAARKGSGINRGVKQAPFVVLIGANMPSILAEVCFISNPQDEKIVKSPDARQAIAESLFEGVKSYAESLSGTKTAKVQDKAN